TGTAACCAGTCACAGGAGCTTCTTTAGGCGCGATTCGCAAACCTTGTGAAATAATTCCGGCAAAGTTGGTTAAACGTGAACCATGCCATAAAAGCATTCGATTTGGATTATCAGCGTATTTGGCGAATCGTTCGGCCTCGCCTTCTCGATTTAGACggaaaatattgattatatcCAATGTATAAATATTATGTGTTTTTGCATGAGTATTTTGGATATATTTTTGgattaattcaaaatcatcatcatttcgatcGATTGGTACGATTTCGGCCTTCAATTTTCTATAATTCGAATCGATCACATCTTCATTTTTGTCGCTATTCGGATTGCTAATGATTTCATAAGCCAATTCCATTTCCATCAATGATTCGAgcatttcgtttttctttgccACCACATTCTGTGACATAATCAACGGTGGTTTTTCTAAACCAAAATTATGTGGAACAAAACTGTAGAATTTGTTACAAGCTCCAACCAATTCGTTTTGAGGAATCGGATTTTGCTCCAGTAGATGGGATATATATTTCAATGTAGCACAAGCTTCGAGGATTCTTTCCTTCGATAATTTACCCAGAGGCATTTTTTCAAGATCCAATTCAAATTCCATCATAGTTCGTTTCATATTCTGAATGTCAAAAAGCAAAGCAATAAGTTCTTTAACCGGTAAAGGCAATAATGATTTCGATTCTTCTACTTTTATCACTTTTAATGCGTCTTCCTTGCCACCATAATCTATATCGACGGGATAATACGAATTTGTATGTTTAATAAACTGATGTCGATCGGACCATTTATTTCGAGTACGTTCATAATAAGTTTGTTTGAAAGCAGCAACAGCTTCAACGGGACCGTAAAAATCGTCAAGTTTGGTTTTGCCAATGTCAGTACCTATACGTCCCCATGATTTGAAAAgccaaaataatttattattttgatcatcttGAAGCAATTGCATTTTATagtatgaatttttatttgttttatgATCGACCAAATTAAGAACAACATTATAAATGTCGTCTCCATTTTTGTAAACATGAGCTCTGTCCTGGAGTTCAGTTTCTGGATATACGGCAATTCCATCTTTaatcacaattttttgaCTTTTGGATTGACTATtacctaaaaaaaaatattcgttaaaattaaaatgataatgataaatattcATAGATAACCATACCTGAACCAGATTTGAATGCAGATTTGATATTATTAAGAGAATTTAACTTGTCCAAACGttgattaatttcattctcatcaaGGTTCCACAATGTTATTTTTGAATCTATCATTGCTTTTTGTAAGGAATTTGCAGGATTCGATAGGTTTGTAAGAAAATCGTCCGTTACAACTGGAATATTCAATTCTTCGATTGTTTTGATGTTCTTAGTTCTTCGCGAGCTGTTCCAATGATTTTCACTCGAAATGACACAGAGTATAGTTTGATTGATATCTTTTCTATATTTACCGcctaatttttcaattttctctttgacaaatttcaatttctccTTTCCCAAATACGTAATGGTGAAACCGGCCAATATAcctttttcttgttcttcgTTATcacttgattcatttttaacTTGCGActgtttcatttgattctcaaagaaattttgttgaaattcacTTTTAAACTTTTCGTCAATTAAACGTTTACGTTTTACAAATTTATATTCGAATCGATCACGTATTTTATCATCAGGAAATTTAACAGCAGATCGTGAAGGATTTTCAATCTCATTAGTACAGTGAGTCCATTCGTCATAATGACCACGGCAAACATAACGGCaaactttgaaaataaaacatccTCCACATTTATCACATTTTTCGGGCCATCCGAATACCAATGCATCGGCTAGAAATTCTTTTCGACGTGTAAAATTTTCGGGAATATTATGTTCTTCCACTTCATTTGcttcaaaaaatgaattaatctgtgtttttgtcaaattttttaccatttccAAGTTGtgataaatcaaattcgattgttttttcaatttgttttctaCATTattttgagattttttttcaacaccaTTATTTTCGACTTTTGATTGCTTTTCATTgtcttcaatttttgattgttttttcacaGCATTACTTGGGGttggaattttcttttgtaacTTTTTTTGATCGGCTGCTTTCATTTTGTCAAAGCCATTTAAAGATTCAACAGGCAACATGAAGCCAagttcatcataatcatttcgaaaacaatcaacatgAAACCAACGTTTAAATGGCCCGATACGTCTGGCATCTTCGCTATCATGATCCATTTTTCCAATAcgcatttcatttttttcaattttttcttgacaGCCAATACAACGAGATTGACTTGATTTCGAATactcaacaaaaaaatcttgagAAACATTCACATCAACTTTACGTTTTCGGTTGCCTTTTATTTCGACGGTTGCTTCTTTCGTCagcattttttcaatcattttttgatcatcaaatttcaaaatttcaaaatttttgatctCACCAACATTTTTAGGATGATAACGATTAaagaaacaatcaaaatgatgccAATTCGGTTGTCGACCATCGAAGAATGGTGATTGAACCATTACAGCCAAACGAAGAACATCtttatcgattatttgtTTACATCGTTTACATTTGGCACGACCACTTTTGGAATATTCTGCCAAATAAGGCAAATCAActgtttccattttttgatggatgaaaatcgaaaataatcATACAACGAACAACGAATACAAATGTTGAACTAAACTCAGAATAcaacatcgatgatgaaactcaacacacacaaaaaaaattgccggGCAAAAAAGAACGTTTCATTGTGCACATGTGCATTGTAgtgtttagaaaaaaattaacgagTCACAACTTTAATTTTCACTTTTGATTGAAAGTTTGAAAGCCACTAGAAAATACCAATCACGTGGTCTAAAATGAAAGTCAAAATTAAAAGTTAGTATAATTACGATTTTTGTAAtctatgaataataataatctaacgaatttaattaaattaattaatatagATTGGCAAGCGGTTGCAATTTGGAAATGGAttgccaatgatgataattgtggtATTTGTCGTAATGCATTTGATGGCTGTTGTACCGAATGTAAAATGCCAGGCGATGATTGTCCATTAGGTAGGATGGGTTGCTGTCAAAacaattaatgaaattttcatctttttttattattggtttTATGTAGTATGGGGAAAATGTTCACAttgttttcatattcattgcATTATGAAATGGTTAACTTCACAGAatgttcatcaacaatgtcCAATGTGTCGACAGGAATGGAATtttaaagaataaaattggattatttaataatggccccatttttatttatttcaacatttaaatatattgtttgtcaataataacaataaacatcaaaagaaagaaattcaacaataatagtaacaacaaaattgatcatgTCTTGAGAAGTTTCAATGTCTTACGTACAGTATCAATTGATCTGTATGCGATCAGACCCTTTGAATGATTACATTCGATATTTTTGGtggtcattattttttccttATATCTTATTTGTAAATGTTCCAACTGTtcatcaatgtcatcatcgttaGAATCATTAATGtggataaaattttcaaacggTATGATTCCACCACCAATCGATCGTAAAATAGCATGAATGGCACACGTATCCCAATAATATGTTGATTTTGAAGATGTTAACAACAGATCAGCTTTTCCCATTGCtacattcaataatttatgTCCAGCACCAGCTACATACATTGTTTTTGCAAAGCTattgattctattttttaaTTCAGCACTTTCTTTGCCACCGATTAAAATGATATCCGATTGAggtttgattgttgatcgatcaatattattacgACAAACATGATCAATATTATAGCCCCAAATATATCTTCCTTCATATGAGCCATCATTATATTTCCGATAAAATGGTTGATTACATACACCGATTATTGGCGTACCAGATCTTGTATCGAATACGCCAAATAAACATGTTACACAATGAAGACCTTTTGGTATTAGTGTTGTATCACATAAATTATTCCATTGGCCTTTTATATATTCAGATGTTGAATCTAATTAACGTTATTAATTAtagatttcatcattattcattgaacaTTTGTAATTAAAAAGTTTCACATACCTATTGGATCGATCCATACAGCAATATCCGATAGCTCAATACTTATTgaatcatcgttatcattgacaatattgtttgttgttgacgatgatgatgaataaataaccTGAACTAATTTTCGTGATACACTGGTATTATAATCAAGAATTTGTGTAAACATTTCATAGGTAATTTGTTGATCATGTCCAATCTGTATCGATATGTCATGTcctaattgattttgaaaatgattactTTCTTCACCATAGATTTGTTTGGAAAATCCTggaaactattttttttttcattattcaattagattattactattgattaattgaataGCGATTAACTAACCTTAGCTTCCAGACGAAATTTGGCCATTTCCTGTATGAGAACATCGGCAAATGTTTTATAATCATGTTGAAAACGTGGATTTTTGCTATCAATATTTGTCTTTTCTTGTATCAATATCCGGAATagaccatcattatcatcacgaCATATTCTTGATATTTCTGCCGATTTTTCTGCCACCTCAATTAGTTCTTTTAATAATTCATGTAcggaaattttcattgtttcacATTTATTGCTTGTCCCATTCAACAGCAACACTCTATATGTTGTTTTACAAtatatttaatttcaatgatgtttTAATTGTCGATTCATTACAATTATTAATCACTTTATTTTGGTTAtactatgtgtgtgtgtttaggATGTCATAGAAGAGGACAACAGTAGTTATATCAAACATAACGGCATTTGTTggtcatacacacacagactcTGAAACCAatcttatttttctttctggttatttattattattatattcagaGTATGCTCACTTAGATATATTTTTTCCTGGTTGACAGATATATACCATTGAATGTGAGAAAAAGATTCACACAAaacactcatcatcatcgtgatttttttttcggtgataccaaaaaaagaaaccatTCATTTCCTATAAAAacaagtagaaaaaaatacattttttcatgttctagcttgcatcattatcaaatcacCCAAATAAAGCCTTTTGTTTAGATTgaaagaaaagttttttattcattaaattaaatgagaaaaaaaataaatgaatttttctatgATACACCATATGTTTTCATTACTAACAATGGTGGTAATGTAGCCATTATCATCTGATTTGTGACCTCTATGATgacaagatcatcatcatcatcatcatcatcatcattattgattttcgatttattatcatcatcattattattatctggaCATTTTCGTGTTTGATGTTGAATATTTGCCATAGCAATAATGTGATGATATTTATCACATTTAATCAtacgttgttgttcaatattAAGCATAtaaagattattatcatcagctAATaggattgaattttttgaaaatgcaATCTGTTTAATTGTCCAATGTTCATTGAAACTACGGCtttctttgttttcattcgatttgaatttattcaacattAATGTTTGACATTGTTGGCGATTATTTAGATCATATTCGATTAGCAATGAATTAGGAAATGATAACCATAATTTTTCCGCTAGATTTTTCGTTCGATTATCGATAGCTAATGCACATGGTTGATGAGCAATATTGGTGATTGTGCCCAATAATTCATATTTAGAATGATTCAGATCATAAATGGAAATGCAATTATCGGCAgtcaatataatcattttgttttcggaTGATAGAATTCTatggattcttttttgttcgtaTGAAATTCCCGAATATTCCAATACGATACCGAATCGATCCAATTCGAATATATCAAAATTACAACCATAACTTACTACAAAacgatcattattcaataatcgaATATTCGAAATATTTGATATTGGATCATgtagaattttaattttttcaattctttcttCAGACCATGTTACAGCTTTGAATGTTTGATAGCTAGCATAGATTATCCATTCGGAATTCATATCGAATGCAATGATTGGTTTTCGTGATTTAATATCCAACAATTTTGTTGCTTTTTCCGAAAGTTTTAGCCGTGTAatcatcgttgatgattCCTTTGAATTTGCTTCATTTCTAGGATCGGCATCACCTAAACGccaaatttgaataaatttatcaTACATTAAtccaatgaaattattttgatcatttgatgtGAATGAACATTTATGGAATAGATTTGTCAGATAACTTATATGACCATTTGAATCGATAGAAATCTGTGACAAAAGACTATCGATACCGCCGCTAATCAATAGATTTTTGTTAATCAACATGGAACGTATATCATGATTATGTGGTCGTCGTTTACGTGAACAAACCCATGTTGTTATCTGTGGACCATAACAACGATGAAATTGTACGATAGTCGGATCAACACCGGCAGCGAATacaatttcttcatcattcgtATTGCATAATGTTAAAATATCGGCACGATGTGAATtatatgattgaatcaatgtaACTGTTTTGCCATTCCAAAATGATACGGTACCGTTGGAATCGCCTGTGATGATCGTAAAATCTTTAAGGACTCTTAAACACCAGCAAACGATTCGATTATTGccgattcgaatgaaatcTATACATTTTCCCTGTCGATAGCTGTAGATTTTTACAAAATCAATACTGCCagcaatcaaaaataaattcgttGAATCCATATCATAATGATGCCATTGCAGACAAAGTAtacgattatcatttttgggcataattttttcaaattgtaaacaatcatcaaacattttgaatataCAGATGAAACCATTTTCAGTACCAACGGCTATAAGTTCATTATCCGAATCGATTGTCATACACCATGCTGGATCAGAATGAACACAATATGAACGGGCAATTCTACCGTTGAATaaatcatattcatttaGATAAGAATTAAGTCCACAAGAAAAAAGACGTCCACAACGTGACCAGGCAATACTTTCCAATAGATTAGATTGATCAGGATCTTCATGTATAGTTTGTTCAAGATACCAGgctttttgttttacattcCATATTTCAATAATACTTGGCATATCATTCTGTGATGGTTTATGTTTACGTATCGATCGTCGAAGTAAAGCAAGTTTAcccaatttttcattgaaatcaatacaatttatcgattttggTTCATAGTGAAAGAAACGAATTCGATGTGTCATTAATTGTGATGATTGGGACATTTtgttaataaaaatgatgaaataataaaacaaaaacaaatttcaacaGAACTACTCTAAAATTCTCGAACCAGCATGCCATATTAAGGCGTGAGAAAATTTACGTAAAACATTCACGTCACATGTTTGTTGTAAattttccatatatatattgctATAGCGAATCTTTAAATAACAAATATTCGAGATAAAATGTCTTCGATTTTAAATCAAGAATTAATCGAAAAGATTATCAAACTTTGTTCAATTAAATCACTTTATATTTGTTTCACATGTATTTTAagatattcaaattttcgtCATATATTCAAGgttaatgatcataatgatcttTGGTCATATTGTCAAAATCATTTGTCCAATGAGATATTATTAAacattctgaaaaaaatattcactaatgatgaaaacaaactaTGTCAATCGTGTCTTGATCTATTGAATGTagaatatatgatgattaaagtTAAAGAAATCGCTGACCATGTATCGACCATGTTTTCCATCGACGAATTTCAATTGCACATCTATCAACCATTCATAATTACATTAAGACATCTTTATTTTAGCAAATTATTCGAATTGAACCCTGAGGATGTAATCACTGTTAAAGATGTaatcaaaacatttattatcattccaATTGAAAAAGCTATTCAGGCTCAACATTCGACTAAGGGTAATCATGtgattgtattgaattttgatcatcatcaatcgaaaatTGAATGCGAATCACTAATGGAAACATGTCATCGAAATGTTTCTAGTCCAAAAAGATTTAAATCTTCATCAACCATAAATCATGCAGCTTTATTTCGTCTGTTTGAAACCTCAAACAATCGAATTCttgaattatttgaattgataCCGATCAAAACAATTTGTACATTGGATGTTTCAGTTTGTCGAGAACCGATTTATATTGCTGGTCGATATTTAAAATTATCTCGAAATCTTTCACAAACACCATGGTTTGTCGACGATGGTAATCGTTTCAAATCTTCTGTAcaagagaaaattttctccGGAATCAATGCCTACattaaatataatgatattaAATTCAGTTCCTCTGGTCGTGAAGACGTTGATGTTCGAATGTTAGGAACTGGTCGACCatttatgattgaaatttttaatccACAGTggtcaaataataataataataatatcattgcaaaaatcaaagaatatatcaatcaaatgcATCAAGATGTAAAAGTAAGAGATCTACAATTTGTATCACGAAATGAAAGTCAGAAATTACTGAAACAAggtgaacaagaaaaatcgaaaacatATCAGGCAATCTGTTGTATTGATAGATCGTTCACTGAGGCCGATATGATCATATTGAATTCGGTTAAAGATTTGGTCATCTGTCAAACAACACCGATACGTGTTCTGCATAGACGTACCCTATCTGATCGTCATCGTACAGTTCATTCGATTTCGGCTCGACcaataaatgttgatgaattaattaatcctgaatggaaagaatttttatcgCAAATGTTCGTAATTTCTATCGTTACCGAAGCCGGTACCTATATAAAAGAATTTGTCCATTCCGATTTTGGTCGTACACGACCAAATATTAGTTCGTTATTGGGAAATTGTCGTGCGGATATTATCAGTTTAGATGTTTTGGTATGTTTTTAGATtatgtgagaaaaaattaatttattcatatttttcacaGGAAGTTAAATTAGATTGGCCGCCAATGATTGGTGATTAAATCGATAATCAACTTAAGGATAGGGGTTTATTTACTTGTAAAGTAATCAACTTTTGAGTAAACCGGATTCGATTTTTGGCTCACTATTTTttgtgattgaatgattggtAATACGGACAATAATGAGAAATAAATGATAGTCgtaatgaatattttatttggttaaaaatgaaaattatttaaacccaattgataataaatcttAATCttaatttaaaaacattAATCAATGTAGAGAATATGATATTCATAATGTAGTTTTTATCTAATCAGATGAAATTTGTTGTACATTgtagattattatttatacaCGAAATCTAGGTcgaatattttgattataaccAAAATTATCTTCCGACGGTCgtgaatttgattgttgaaaattcgAAACACCACCGTTATAattgtatttattattacgatAGCCATGTCTTTGTTTTCGTTGCGAACCACCGCCAACAGATGATGGGGGCCatggctgatgatgattatctatTGATGTTAgtgattgattataatattttgaaatattattattattattataataacgTTGTGATGGTTTATCGCGATAGtgtattgattgttgtttttgtccagatgaatgaatagctACATTACGAGATATATTTATTGTATTGCcaagattttgatgattcatttgtcCAATATGTATAGGTGTTACATTACGATTCTGTATTGGACGTAATAAACGTGGTGTTATATCACGTATGGCTACTAAATTTCGTTTAATTTCCGGTGTATTATTCAATGTAACATCATAAACGGGCAATGAGAAAAGttgtaacatttttttcattctgtttaTAGATGTtggatcaatatcatcacgCCATATGACATTCTTTTTACCTTTTATCTTATGCACGATCgatcgaaatttttcatccatttcatcCGATAATTTTCCcttatcattcaatatatcatatgatttatatttataaatgaaatccaaaaaatctccatcaaattcttcaaatgcataatattttgaaaagaattctttcatcatttttcgttgatgttctcgattgaatttcatttctttcttttcaagAATAGTATGATTTTTCTCAAAATAAGTTTGTACAATCATATCGTTATCGGTGTTGGCCATtagatcattttcaaatttcattattttattttcgttttcttccACCTCTTTTTCGATCGATGATTTTAGGTTTGAATAATACGATGTTTGCTCATAAATCGAATGTAATCCTTTTGAATGGTCAGATTGATTTTCTTCACCGAGAatgttcaataattttaatcgttcattttcatatttacgGTATTCTGATCGAAactatgaaaagaaaaaaaaggattttaaaaaattttccaaacaCAAATTTTCTTATACTTACATCCAACAATTTTAGATTATGTTCACATTTCAAAAGTTCCGAACGCAATTCGATACGTTGTTCGAAAAGATGATCCAAATTCTCTTTGACCGAATTTAATTTAGCCAATGAATCCATCGATGCATTGATTGGATTATCCGGAACAAATTTCTCGTGATTCttatatttttccaattgttgTTCAAGGTCTTCTTTTATTTTAAGCAGTTTAGCATTTTCTCTgtacaaattttcattcacacatTTATAATCTCGTGGTTTAACATCAACCAATATACTATTCTTATGGGCATTCAATTGTATGCCTTGAGCTCGTTCCGCATAAATCAATGTACTATGACTTTCTTCATATTGATTTGCTGATGGTGAAACCGTTGCAATCATTACTGTTTGACAATTACCACCCAATGAATCACGTAAAATCAATGTCAATTTCGAACTACGATATGGAACGTAgacatttttcttcttactTGTCAATGCATGAATACAATTACCCAATGATAGTAAtgatttattaatattaCCGCCTTCACGATGTAAACTATTACTTCGATATGTTTTATATGCATTCGTTGCTCGTTCACTTCCAGCCAGATCGATTAAACTCATTTTCGAAACCTGAATAGCCATTCTTTgatcattggaaaaatctTTACGTTGTAATGTAATCTGAAATACGGCATGTGAACGTGATGATTCGGAATTGGCATCGGTTGGATGTTGTTTACGATTTTTATTGCCAAATTCAAGCTGTTCAATCAGATCTGCTGcattttttggttgataAACATAAAGATTTTGAACGTTAATACTTTTATTAACATTCTCTAGAACAGATAATGGCTTGCCGGATTTTGGATCAAGTAGATCATAAATAACTTCATTATAGATTTCGAAATAGGAAATTTTCAGCTCAAGATttcgatcttttttttcctcaataTGTTTGTATAGGTCCATGATGGtgcaaaaaacaacaccAGGATCATCTGATGAGCCAAGCATAGTATGGGTTTTACCAGAACCAGTTGAGCCATATGCAAACACGGAACAATTATAGCCAGCAAGTAAAGAAGTGACCAAATTTTTTGTAGTTTCACTATAAACAGTAAGATTATCTTCgtcattattgaaaacacgatcaaaattaaattttaaatttttattcgcTTTTTTGCCAATTTCTTTATATCGTTTTCCATGATATTCATATCGATTATCTTCTTTATATGGATCGAATACAAGCGCTGATTTATCGATAAAttcgattattgatttagtattgttttccaattcaattgatttcaatggGCGAATACGGACACAaactttgatttgatttctgaTTTCGagtgaatcaatttcatcattacccGAATTTAGTAACCGTGGTGATTTGGACACAATATgggaatcatttttttccgatcCCGATCTCTTCattgtgattgatgattatgccaattttattttgatttgacaGAATTTTgacagaaaaacaacatgTTATGCTAtcgatttaaatcaaaaaaaaagttaacaCACTATGATGAGTACACACTGTTCTCCCTATGAATTATACACAGATTTTGTGAAAATTGTTAAATGGtggatttaaaaatttcaacggTCAAACGTGATTGGCTGTTTTAAGAATTTTCACAATAGCCACACCTTTTTATTGGTAGCCATTCATAAAGGACGTATTCATAAAAACCAAGTTTGATAAATACGATTTGGGATATTAATTGTGGAATGGATGGATAATAGCGAAAGCCAAAAATAGCGATATACAAAAATAGCGAAAACTTTCAATTATGTACAAAAGAAGCGCGCGCCAATTCttgtttaaaaattaattttatttttaaattaaattgaaattaaaattatcttcgctaaaaaataaaaacaatcatttctgaaaaaaagttaCTAATATAttggattttattatttttatc
This is a stretch of genomic DNA from Dermatophagoides farinae isolate YC_2012a chromosome 2, ASM2471394v1, whole genome shotgun sequence. It encodes these proteins:
- the Pus10 gene encoding pseudouridine synthase 10 is translated as MSSILNQELIEKIIKLCSIKSLYICFTCILRYSNFRHIFKVNDHNDLWSYCQNHLSNEILLNILKKIFTNDENKLCQSCLDLLNVEYMMIKVKEIADHVSTMFSIDEFQLHIYQPFIITLRHLYFSKLFELNPEDVITVKDVIKTFIIIPIEKAIQAQHSTKGNHVIVLNFDHHQSKIECESLMETCHRNVSSPKRFKSSSTINHAALFRLFETSNNRILELFELIPIKTICTLDVSVCREPIYIAGRYLKLSRNLSQTPWFVDDGNRFKSSVQEKIFSGINAYIKYNDIKFSSSGREDVDVRMLGTGRPFMIEIFNPQWSNNNNNNIIAKIKEYINQMHQDVKVRDLQFVSRNESQKLLKQGEQEKSKTYQAICCIDRSFTEADMIILNSVKDLVICQTTPIRVLHRRTLSDRHRTVHSISARPINVDELINPEWKEFLSQMFVISIVTEAGTYIKEFVHSDFGRTRPNISSLLGNCRADIISLDVLEVKLDWPPMIGD
- the LOC124490280 gene encoding kinesin-like protein KIF18A; its protein translation is MKRSGSEKNDSHIVSKSPRLLNSGNDEIDSLEIRNQIKVCVRIRPLKSIELENNTKSIIEFIDKSALVFDPYKEDNRYEYHGKRYKEIGKKANKNLKFNFDRVFNNDEDNLTVYSETTKNLVTSLLAGYNCSVFAYGSTGSGKTHTMLGSSDDPGVVFCTIMDLYKHIEEKKDRNLELKISYFEIYNEVIYDLLDPKSGKPLSVLENVNKSINVQNLYVYQPKNAADLIEQLEFGNKNRKQHPTDANSESSRSHAVFQITLQRKDFSNDQRMAIQVSKMSLIDLAGSERATNAYKTYRSNSLHREGGNINKSLLSLGNCIHALTSKKKNVYVPYRSSKLTLILRDSLGGNCQTVMIATVSPSANQYEESHSTLIYAERAQGIQLNAHKNSILVDVKPRDYKCVNENLYRENAKLLKIKEDLEQQLEKYKNHEKFVPDNPINASMDSLAKLNSVKENLDHLFEQRIELRSELLKCEHNLKLLDFRSEYRKYENERLKLLNILGEENQSDHSKGLHSIYEQTSYYSNLKSSIEKEVEENENKIMKFENDLMANTDNDMIVQTYFEKNHTILEKKEMKFNREHQRKMMKEFFSKYYAFEEFDGDFLDFIYKYKSYDILNDKGKLSDEMDEKFRSIVHKIKGKKNVIWRDDIDPTSINRMKKMLQLFSLPVYDVTLNNTPEIKRNLVAIRDITPRLLRPIQNRNVTPIHIGQMNHQNLGNTINISRNVAIHSSGQKQQSIHYRDKPSQRYYNNNNNISKYYNQSLTSIDNHHQPWPPSSVGGGSQRKQRHGYRNNKYNYNGGVSNFQQSNSRPSEDNFGYNQNIRPRFRV